Proteins from a genomic interval of Caldicellulosiruptor diazotrophicus:
- a CDS encoding YqeG family HAD IIIA-type phosphatase yields MLKKFKPDMICKSILDVDLETLIKRGINYLIIDIDNTIVAWGEFDVRDEIIEWLEKAQKMGFKICLVSNNQKDRVKKIESMLGIPAIYNAKKPLKSGFLKASILLHQGKKNHQTAVIGDQFFTDVIGAKRLKLFVILVRPLKEKEFFVTRINRIFEKKILKYYEKDERK; encoded by the coding sequence ATGCTAAAAAAATTTAAGCCTGACATGATATGCAAAAGTATATTGGATGTTGACCTTGAAACTCTTATAAAAAGAGGAATAAACTATCTCATTATCGACATAGACAACACCATAGTTGCGTGGGGTGAATTTGATGTAAGAGACGAGATTATTGAGTGGCTTGAAAAGGCTCAAAAGATGGGATTTAAAATTTGCCTTGTTTCGAACAACCAGAAGGATAGAGTCAAAAAAATAGAAAGTATGCTTGGCATTCCTGCCATCTATAATGCAAAAAAGCCTTTGAAATCTGGATTTTTAAAAGCATCAATACTGCTTCATCAGGGCAAGAAAAATCATCAAACAGCTGTGATAGGTGACCAGTTTTTTACAGATGTCATAGGTGCAAAAAGGTTAAAACTCTTTGTGATATTGGTCCGACCATTAAAAGAAAAGGAGTTTTTTGTAACAAGGATAAACAGGATTTTTGAGAAGAAAATTCTAAAATATTACGAAAAGGATGAGAGAAAATGA
- the aroE gene encoding shikimate dehydrogenase, translated as MKKLFLIGKSLKHSISPFIHNRILSEFEIDAIYSNLELSDTEELKEFVEMVKKDKDVVGFNITIPYKEDILKFCDEVSEDVRIIKAANTVKKEDGKLLAYNTDWIGFKKSLEDRGVDVKDKKILVLGSGGAAKACIYGLYRMGAKEVFVANRTYEKAERLKEVLQDILKILPIEWLRRYEFKYDIIINTTSVGMFPNIENNPFDFEIYEQSPPVFVYDMIYNPLKTAFLKEAEKRGIKTENGLKMLVYQAVEAEKIWFGDIDIVSNLIAEILNQCERKVAQFE; from the coding sequence ATGAAAAAGCTTTTTTTGATTGGAAAGAGCTTAAAACACTCAATTTCACCTTTTATTCATAACAGGATTCTATCTGAGTTTGAGATTGATGCAATTTATTCAAATTTAGAACTCTCTGATACTGAAGAGCTAAAAGAATTTGTTGAGATGGTAAAAAAAGACAAGGATGTTGTTGGGTTTAACATAACAATACCATACAAGGAAGATATTTTAAAGTTTTGTGATGAAGTCTCAGAAGATGTCAGAATAATAAAAGCGGCAAATACTGTGAAAAAAGAAGATGGGAAGCTTTTGGCTTACAATACAGACTGGATAGGTTTTAAAAAAAGCTTAGAGGATAGGGGGGTTGATGTAAAAGACAAAAAGATATTGGTACTTGGTAGCGGTGGTGCGGCAAAAGCTTGTATCTACGGACTTTACAGGATGGGTGCAAAAGAAGTGTTTGTTGCAAACAGGACATATGAGAAGGCAGAAAGGTTAAAAGAGGTTCTTCAAGACATTTTAAAGATACTTCCAATAGAATGGCTAAGAAGATATGAGTTTAAATACGATATAATTATTAACACAACATCTGTGGGAATGTTTCCGAATATTGAAAACAATCCTTTTGACTTTGAAATTTATGAGCAGAGCCCGCCAGTTTTTGTATATGATATGATATACAATCCTCTTAAGACCGCCTTTTTGAAGGAAGCTGAAAAGAGAGGGATAAAGACTGAAAACGGACTTAAGATGCTTGTGTACCAAGCAGTTGAAGCTGAAAAGATTTGGTTTGGTGACATTGATATTGTCTCAAATTTGATTGCTGAAATACTAAATCAATGTGAGAGGAAAGTAGCCCAATTTGAATAA